One region of Exiguobacterium acetylicum genomic DNA includes:
- a CDS encoding UDP-N-acetylmuramoyl-tripeptide--D-alanyl-D-alanine ligase has translation MLTITQLAEWLHLDVKDDRIVRHFATDSRAQLEDGLYVPIQGARVDGHRFLEGAKNQGAIITLWKKGIDRPDVDIVFLEVDEPLVALQQIAKRYLMQIAPKIVAITGSNGKTSTKDMVESVLKTTFKTHKTQGNFNSDIGMPLTILMMPADTEVAVLEMGMNGFGDIEFLSNLAEPDIALVTNIGESHAEQVGGRSGIAKAKLEIQSGLKPGGHLFVDGDEPLLAEVEAEKIGYQIGNTYRIETKEATFFGTAFTYDGTAFHLPVLGKHQVRNAAYAIATARALGVTDARIQEGFDAVELTPMRMERLLFEETAVINDAYNASPTSMNAAIETVTALEGYTTRVLVLGDMYELGDQERLLHASVGKRIALPVSHAILVGEKGAWIAEGISDPSVQIQFAATVEDAAKRLRPLLGERTIVLLKASRGMALERILTYLNEN, from the coding sequence ATGTTAACAATTACGCAACTCGCTGAATGGTTGCATCTCGATGTCAAAGATGATCGTATCGTTCGTCACTTTGCAACAGATTCACGCGCACAACTGGAAGACGGTCTCTATGTTCCGATTCAGGGAGCACGCGTTGATGGTCATCGATTCCTTGAAGGTGCAAAAAATCAAGGAGCGATCATCACCTTATGGAAGAAAGGCATTGATCGGCCAGACGTCGATATCGTCTTTTTAGAAGTCGATGAACCATTGGTTGCCCTGCAACAAATCGCAAAACGATACTTAATGCAGATTGCGCCTAAAATCGTCGCCATCACTGGATCAAACGGGAAGACATCGACGAAGGACATGGTCGAGAGCGTACTCAAGACGACGTTCAAGACACATAAGACTCAAGGAAACTTCAATTCGGATATCGGAATGCCATTAACGATTCTCATGATGCCAGCTGATACGGAAGTCGCTGTGCTTGAGATGGGAATGAACGGATTTGGCGATATTGAATTCTTATCGAATCTAGCTGAGCCAGATATCGCGCTCGTCACGAACATCGGCGAATCGCATGCGGAGCAAGTCGGTGGACGCAGTGGCATCGCCAAAGCGAAGCTTGAGATTCAATCCGGACTCAAGCCAGGTGGTCATTTATTCGTTGATGGTGACGAACCACTTCTCGCAGAAGTCGAAGCGGAGAAGATCGGCTATCAGATCGGAAATACGTACCGGATCGAAACGAAGGAAGCAACGTTCTTTGGGACGGCCTTTACTTACGATGGCACCGCTTTTCATCTGCCAGTGTTAGGAAAACACCAAGTCCGAAATGCAGCATACGCGATTGCGACAGCACGTGCACTTGGCGTGACGGACGCTCGGATTCAAGAGGGGTTCGATGCGGTTGAATTGACACCGATGCGGATGGAACGATTACTCTTTGAAGAGACTGCGGTCATCAATGATGCGTATAACGCGAGTCCGACATCAATGAATGCAGCGATTGAAACGGTCACTGCGCTGGAAGGGTATACGACACGCGTTCTCGTCCTCGGCGATATGTATGAATTAGGGGACCAAGAACGCTTATTACATGCCTCGGTCGGAAAGCGGATTGCGTTACCCGTCTCGCATGCTATCCTAGTAGGGGAGAAAGGCGCGTGGATTGCTGAAGGAATCAGCGACCCGTCTGTTCAAATCCAATTCGCGGCAACCGTCGAGGATGCTGCGAAACGATTGCGTCCGCTGCTCGGAGAACGAACAATCGTCTTATTGAAAGCGTCACGTGGGATGGCGCTTGAAAGGATATTAACCTATCTGAACGAAAACTAA